The genomic segment AACCACAACAGCCCTCCACGAGGACCGAGAGCAACCATGTCGGCGAAGACGGAATCCACGACCAAGAAGTTCGGCTCGTCGACTCGGGTCGTCCCCGCCCCCTCCCAGAAGGCGCAGAAGTGGTACAACGCCGACGATGAGCCCGAGGCCAAGAAGGTGAGTTTACTACATCTGCGTGCTGGCGCTGCTTGGAATTCTGCGCATGTGCGATGGAAGGAGGGAAATGTCATTTCGAGAGCGGTCACGAGTTCGGGCTAGGGATGTAATTGGGAGGACACGACAAAGCGAGCGCAACAATTTTTTCGAATTACGACGCAAAACTTCAAGAGTCCCAAGTCGGGACAGCCAAGAGATTGCAGGAGGGAGACAACACTCAATACGGGCACAACAACCAATCGCAAAATCGACCAACGCACACAATGAATTGGAGGCATGGAGGAAGAAGACGCTCGTGATCTGCGGAATGACATGGCCCCCTTTATCACAAATGTCGAATTGCAAGCAACACGCACAAAAAATCTTGAAAACTGGCGACGGCGATACTGACGACGATTGTCACTAGGTCCGCAAGGCCGTCCGCCCCTGGGCTCCCCGCCAGACCCTCCAGCCCGGTACCATCCTGATCCTCCTCGCCGGCCGCTTCCGCGGCAAGCGCGTCGTTCTCCTGAAGACCCTCGACCAGGGTGTCCTTCTCGTTACCGGCCCCTTCAAGATCAACGGCGTTCCCCTCCGCCGCGTCAACTCCCGCTACGTCATCGCCACATCCTACAAGGTCGACGTCTCCGGCGTTGAGTCCAAGAAGATTGAGGAGATCTCCGCACCCAAGTACTTCACCGCCGACAAGGCCAAGAAGCAGGTTGGCGAGGACGCTTTCTTCAAGCAGGGAGAGAAGCCTGAGGTACGATTACATCTTCTGGGACACCCAGATCTAAGTTGAATACAATGGGAACGGGAGACTGACAGTACATGTGTTTCTACAGAAGAAGGAGATCAACAGCAGCCGTGCCGCCGACCAGAAGGCCGTCGACAAGGCCCTGCTCGCCAGCATCAAGAAGGTCGACATGCTCGCCTCCTACCTGGCGAGTTCCTTCAGCCTGCGCAAGGGCGACAAGCCCCACGAGATGACCTGGTAAACAGTTTTTTTCCTACACCAAAAAAGCTGTTGAGAGGGAGGTTTCGTTTGGCGTGTGGGCTTTTCGGGGGTTTGCTCTCTTCGTCGCTGGTCGTTTCAAAAATCAAGGCTTCCGGATGATGTGGACATAGAGACTCCGTGGAAAAGGAAGGGGACAAAGTCAATTGGGatcaaaaaaagaagaaccACACATTTTTTTACGCCCAGTTCGCAACGGTTTGAGGAATGTTGTTGTAGACGACGAAGAACTTATGGCTACACGGGCTGGGCTGGTTTTGCCAATTGCATTTGGAAGTCGACGGCATCGGTCACATTTGGCGTCTGTAATGAGGTTCTTCACAAATCCAACACACAAAGAAGATAACGCATCCGGTCCAACGACGACGTGCCTCCCCCTTTACGAGGGAATGACAATATTTGACATGAACCATACACTGCACTTCCTCGACTCGTGATGACTAAAGTGGATGATGTCAAGATTTGATGTAAGGAGCCTGACGAAAATCTCGGAAACGTTCAAACAGCATCCACTGGGTTTCACTTTATGCGAATGGTCTACGAAACTTTGAATGTTCTGGCCCCTTTTAGGAGCATGGTATTACAAGGTTTATTATGGTTGATGCAGGGACCCCTTTCGTTCTCTTCACAGCCAGCCTCTCACAGTTTGGCTGCCTCGGACTTTGGGCTTAGTCACAAGTCACGATCGACCCAGCTCTGGATGATACCTGCCGGAGACGCCTCGTAGTGCTTGATGCTGACCTTGCCGGTGGCCTCGTCGAGGTAGGTGTTGGCCTGGACGAAGACCTTGCGCGGCTGCTTGTTGGCCAGGACGACGTTTCTGGCCTTTGTGCCCCAGAAGTCCATGTCCACGTTGGTCATCTCCTTGTAGAAGGCGGTGCCGTTCTCGACGTCGGCAGTGGCCTTGTACACGTGAAGCTTCTGAAGATACTTTCCAACGGCTGCAAATTGGCAGTCAGCATTGATGTGCCCCAAAGTGCGCGTCACGAGATTGGGAATAACATACCCTCACGACCAGTGGTCAAAATCTTTGAACGGTCAAGCTTGATCTCCAAGTCGGACAGATCATCCTTCTTGTACTCCAGCTTGCAGAAGTCGTCGCCAGCCTGGAGGAAGCACTGCAGAGAGTGATAAGTCAGCATTTGGGCATTCATAAGCGTACGTCATTGTCACCAACCTGCAGGATAGAGAAGCGAGCCTGGGAGTGCGCTTGGCCCCACTTTTGGCTCTTGGGATCCCACATCTCCAGGGACACAAGACCGGCGCGGGCCATCTGGAGGTACGCAGCATACAGGACGTTGCCAGCCTCGTTGTTGATGTCGGTGCTTCCGTCGCCGAAGCCGAAGATCTTAAGAACGGGGAACTCGCATCTGTGCCCAGATTAGTCAGGTATTTCTACACAGCTGGTTGCAGGATACATACCCAAGGTACATAGCGACGAGCTCAGCGCGGCACTCCTCGTATGAAGCAGCAAGACTGCCGAATACGGATCCCCATGTCTGTCCGGGCTTGTACCATGTGGTCACGGGCTTGTCAGTCAAGGGGCTGACGGGAGGGTTCTTCTCGTCAAAGTTGTAGGTTCCGGGAGAGGTCTCCTGAAGAAGCTTGCCGCAGCCGTGGCCAGTCAACTCGTGAAGGCCAACCTGCACCTCAAAAGCAGGGTCCCTGTACTTGTGGTACAACTCCAAGTCGGCTTCGGAGATGAAAGGAATCTTCTCGTTGGGAGCCTTGGCGCTCAGAACGTTGCCGAGAGAAACGTTCTTGAAGCCCTCAGTCTGCCTAATGTCATCGTAGTTGGGGATGTTAATTCCAGCAGGAATTCCAGATCCGGCAAAGGTCAGAACCTCGAGTGATGTGAAGTCGGGCGACAAGAACTTGTCCTTCTCAAAATCCTTGCTCCACGGGAGGAGGGGAATCAGTTCGGGCGCAGCGGAGACGAGAGCGCCAAAGGCGCGGGTACGCTCCAGGTTGACCACAGATGCAAAGCCTTCCCACTCGCCACGAATACCAGCGGGATCTCTGTAGGTCTCGATGAAACCAATGTTTGACTCAACCATAGGGCCCTTGTCTCTGATCCAGAATCTCTGGCTGTCCTTGAATGCGAGGAGGGAGCCACTTGAGAAAGACTTCGCGTATGCCTCGTGCATCTTTGCTTGGTTCTCGTTGTCGCTATTCTCCTGCGCCTTTGTGATATACTCGGAAATAGCCTTCATCTCAGCGGCATAGTCGCCGTATACCAGCTTGATCGTCTTGCCTTTGAGAAGACCATCCTCCACCTGGAACTCAGTCTCCTTGCCAATGTCACCGCCTTCAGCGGGAACGCTCGTGACAGCCGAGGCAATGAGAATTTCGAAAGTGCCCTCCTTGGTCTTGCGGAGACGGTTGTTCTCGGGGAGAAGGCCCTTCTTCTCCATCCAGGCGGACACGGCTTCGATCTCCTCCTGGGTAATGTGAGGCGAATCGGGGTAGTAGGTAGTCATGTGACCCTTGTCAGGG from the Colletotrichum lupini chromosome 3, complete sequence genome contains:
- a CDS encoding ribosomal protein L6e translates to MSAKTESTTKKFGSSTRVVPAPSQKAQKWYNADDEPEAKKVRKAVRPWAPRQTLQPGTILILLAGRFRGKRVVLLKTLDQGVLLVTGPFKINGVPLRRVNSRYVIATSYKVDVSGVESKKIEEISAPKYFTADKAKKQVGEDAFFKQGEKPEKKEINSSRAADQKAVDKALLASIKKVDMLASYLASSFSLRKGDKPHEMTW
- a CDS encoding peptidase family M49 — translated: MTSAAPSRLLMRVSSISALQRLTSLRATSSLFHTSPKTLRPRNHFPLLAKPCRQRFSTMNAQELKHYLADAPPSVVRLEIEKHFEPLTDKQKRYAHFISKASFAGTRIVLRQLSPESEPIYDFIIALHKSSGGDWNSLAKKAGVDESQLTHFLEYAAQFLGNNGNYKSFGDAKFIPRADEKTFAALAATSPEAERFYKATNGAIFSSDKQALMHLGFPDKGHMTTYYPDSPHITQEEIEAVSAWMEKKGLLPENNRLRKTKEGTFEILIASAVTSVPAEGGDIGKETEFQVEDGLLKGKTIKLVYGDYAAEMKAISEYITKAQENSDNENQAKMHEAYAKSFSSGSLLAFKDSQRFWIRDKGPMVESNIGFIETYRDPAGIRGEWEGFASVVNLERTRAFGALVSAAPELIPLLPWSKDFEKDKFLSPDFTSLEVLTFAGSGIPAGINIPNYDDIRQTEGFKNVSLGNVLSAKAPNEKIPFISEADLELYHKYRDPAFEVQVGLHELTGHGCGKLLQETSPGTYNFDEKNPPVSPLTDKPVTTWYKPGQTWGSVFGSLAASYEECRAELVAMYLGCEFPVLKIFGFGDGSTDINNEAGNVLYAAYLQMARAGLVSLEMWDPKSQKWGQAHSQARFSILQCFLQAGDDFCKLEYKKDDLSDLEIKLDRSKILTTGREAVGKYLQKLHVYKATADVENGTAFYKEMTNVDMDFWGTKARNVVLANKQPRKVFVQANTYLDEATGKVSIKHYEASPAGIIQSWVDRDL